In the Gossypium arboreum isolate Shixiya-1 chromosome 10, ASM2569848v2, whole genome shotgun sequence genome, one interval contains:
- the LOC108465773 gene encoding putative disease resistance protein At3g14460, translating to MHDLINDLAQSVAGEICFKIEGNQQISKHARHLSYIANEYDGIKKFEGIYEAQHLRTFLPLRLCDNCQSHITYSFLTNDVLMYLLPNLRCLRALSLEGYHITRLSDFLKDLKHLRYLNFSHTSIKSLPESVSTLYNLETLLLKECKYLEKLPSEMEKLVNLCHLDMTGADRLEGMPSNFSMLTNLQTLSVFVLGKGKGYQIEELKDLSNLKGELCILGLQNIVEPRDAWMAKLCDKSRLEKLEFQFEWSSARKFENRIKEVEKKVLDGLQPSKNLKELTIKYYCGAMLANWVGDSSFNGLQSLCIDDCPNLLSLPSIGKLPLLKMACIRRLESVTSVGDEFFGENTKIAFPSLDILEFVDMPEWENWNFFEVDKEARKFPKLRELLIQSCPSLLGSIPEYLPSLEKLTIRDCKKMIISIQGFPMLSEIEIHRCHEVVYKGFANDSSLERVLFSCIPKFTCAVECMRLRPIKVESLEIDDCEELFSFRENNWRCLTQSMSLGILRISTCPQLASIGAEEERQESMQLKIPYNIEKLMIRNCERLEKLSTTLHCLTSVRVIKLNNCPKLISLTGSNLPLNLKVLSIRSCKKLQCLLLDGGGNVNSSNACALRRLVISDCESLKRINRSELPSTLKQLTISWCQKLELVAQEMQDNSSLELLHISSCDNIKELPQGLSKLKHLQSICISSCSNLISFPESGLPTTNLKVLRLRSCELLQTLPKNMYCFNSLEELTITKCPNVTSFPVEGLPTNLLSLNVEGPNICKPIIEWGLHRLTSLKYLWIENGCRDAESFPQDELGITLPPTLTRLCIYGFPKLESLSSYGFRNLTSLEWLFIYDCPNLKSLLGKNMLSSLLLLQIHKCPVLKERCKKEEGPDWSNIAHIPFVYISN from the coding sequence ATGCATGACCTTATTAATGATTTGGCTCAATCAGTTGCTGGAGAAATATGCTTTAAGATAGAGGGTAATCAACAAATTTCGAAGCATGCTCGTCACTTATCTTACATTGCCAATGAGTATGATGGCATCAAAAAATTTGAAGGCATTTATGAAGCGCAACATTTACGAACCTTTTTGCCATTGAGGTTATGCGATAATTGTCAAAGCCATATAACCTATAGCTTTTTGACCAATGATGTTCTAATGTATTTGTTGCCAAATTTAAGATGCTTAAGAGCGCTTTCTTTAGAAGGGTACCATATCACCAGGTTATCAGATTTTTTGAAAGATTTGAAACATTTAAGGTACCTAAATTTTTCTCACACttctataaaaagcttgcctgaGTCAGTAAGTACCCTCTATAATTTAGAAACCCTCCTATTGAAGGAATGTAAATACCTAGAGAAGCTACCTTCAGAGATGGAAAAGCTAGTCAACTTATGCCATCTTGATATGACTGGTGCAGATAGGTTAGAAGGTATGCCAAGTAATTTTAGCATGCTAACTAATCTTCAAACACTTTCCGTTTTTGTTTTGGGTAAAGGCAAGGGATATCAAATAGAGGAGTTAAAGGATTTGTCAAATCTCAAGGGTGAACTTTGTATTTTAGGATTACAGAATATTGTTGAACCTCGAGATGCATGGATGGCTAAGTTATGTGATAAGTCAAGACTTGAAAAGTTGGAATTTCAGTTTGAATGGTCATCAGCTCGAAAATTTGAGAATAGAATAAAAGAAGTCGAGAAAAAAGTGTTGGATGGACTTCAACCTTCAAAAAACCTCAAGGAGCTTACCATTAAGTACTACTGTGGTGCAATGCTGGCAAATTGGGTAGGAGATTCGTCCTTCAATGGTTTACAATCTTTATGCATTGATGATTGTCCAAATTTATTATCACTGCCATCAATTGGGAAGTTGCCATTGTTGAAGATGGCATGCATTAGGAGATTGGAAAGTGTAACTAGTGTAGGAGATGAGTTCTTTGGAGAGAACACGAAGATAGCATTTCCTTCATTGGATATTCTAGAGTTTGTCGACATGCCTGAATGGGAGAACTGGAACTTCTTTGAAGTTGACAAGGAAGCTAGGAAATTCCCTAAACTTCGTGAACTCCTTATTCAAAGTTGTCCTTCATTGTTGGGGAGTATACCGGAATACCTTCCTTCTTTGGAGAAACTTACAATTCGCGACTGTAAGAAGATGATAATTTCCATTCAAGGCTTTCCAATGCTTTCAGAAATAGAAATTCATAGGTGCCATGAGGTAGTGTATAAAGGCTTTGCAAATGACAGTTCATTAGAAAGAGTTTTATTTTCGTGCATTCCTAAGTTCACTTGTGCAGTGGAATGCATGAGGTTAAGACCAATAAAAGTGGAAtctcttgagattgatgattgtgAGGAGTTGTTTTCTTTCCGAGAGAACAATTGGAGATGTCTTACTCAGTCTATGTCTCTCGGCATTTTAAGAATTTCTACTTGTCCGCAACTTGCCTCCATAGGAGCAGAAGAGGAAAGACAAGAATCCATGCAATTGAAGATCCCTTACAACATTGAGAAACTGATGATAAGGAATTGTGAAAGGCTAGAAAAGCTATCAACAACCTTACACTGCCTCACATCAGTTAGGGTGATAAAGCTTAACAATTGCCCAAAATTGATTTCTCTTACAGGGAGCAATTTGCCTTTGAATTTGAAAGTGCTGAGTATTCGCTCTTGCAAAAAATTGCAATGTTTGTTGTTAGATGGAGGAGGGAATGTGAACTCTAGCAATGCATGTGCTCTTCGGCGGTTGGTTATTTCCGATTGTGAATCTCTAAAGAGAATAAACAGAAGTGAGTTACCTTCCACCCTTAAACAACTTACCATAAGCTGGTGCCAAAAGCTAGAGTTGGTAGCCCAAGAAATGCAAGATAACTCCTCTCTTGAATTACTTCATATAAGTTCCTGTGATAATATCAAGGAATTACCTCAAGGATTGAGCAAGCTCAAGCATCTCCAGAGTATATGCATATCAAGTTGTTCAAATTTGATTTCATTTCCGGAGAGTGGTTTACCCACCACAAACCTCAAAGTCCTCCGCCTCCGAAGTTGTGAACTGCTCCAAACTCTACCTAAGAATATGTACTGCTTCAACTCTCTAGAAGAGTTAACAATAACAAAGTGTCCAAATGTGACATCTTTCCCTGTCGAAGGCCTTCCTACCAACCTCCTATCACTTAATGTTGAAGGACCTAATATTTGTAAGCCAATAATTGAGTGGGGATTGCATAGGCTTACTTCTCTTAAATATCTCTGGATAGAGAATGGGTGTCGAGATGCGGAATCGTTTCCACAAGATGAGTTAGGAATCACACTGCCCCCCACTCTTACCCGTCTCTGCATCTATGGATTCCCAAAGCTGGAAAGCCTATCCTCCTATGGATTTCGTAACCTCACCTCTCTGGAGTGGTTGTTCATCTATGATTGCCCAAATCTCAAGTCTCTTCTTGGAAAGAACATGCTGTCTTCGCTTTTGCTGCTACAAATTCATAAATGTCCGGTGCTAAAAGAACGATGCAAAAAGGAAGAAGGACCCGACTGGTCCAACATAGCCCACATACCTTTTGTCTACATTTCAAACTAA